In Gulosibacter molinativorax, a single window of DNA contains:
- a CDS encoding tyramine oxidase subunit B codes for MSNRIDFRYLSEPDMIEAGVMDMASCVDAMEETFALYAAGDYRMAGPNNDSHGARMIFPDEPPFPTMPKNSDDRRFTAMPAYLGGSFGTTGMKWYGSNLANREKGLPRSILMFMLNDTETAAPLALMSANLLSAMRTGAVSGVAARHFARGDARVAGVIGPGVMGRTALAALAVACPMLDTVKVRGRSQRGIDDFKTWVATYVPQITSIEQVESDEEAVRGCDVVTVCATTKAGDLDTYPMIRREWLEPGALVTMPAAANIDEGLEAQDVRKVVDSYGLYEAWGLEFPTPTHHHVGIIGNKFLDLVAEGKIRHWDIEELGPVVERRAEGRRNPEEIVIVSIGGLPIEDVAWGTVVYRNAIKRGIGTSLPLWDAPAMA; via the coding sequence TTGAGCAACCGCATCGACTTTCGCTATCTCTCCGAGCCCGACATGATCGAGGCCGGAGTGATGGATATGGCCAGCTGCGTGGACGCGATGGAAGAGACTTTCGCGCTCTATGCTGCGGGGGATTACCGCATGGCTGGGCCGAACAACGACTCGCACGGGGCGCGCATGATTTTCCCCGACGAGCCGCCGTTCCCCACGATGCCGAAGAACAGTGACGATCGTCGATTTACCGCGATGCCCGCATACCTCGGCGGCAGCTTCGGCACGACGGGGATGAAGTGGTACGGCTCGAACCTCGCGAACCGCGAAAAGGGCCTGCCTCGCTCGATCCTCATGTTCATGCTCAACGATACCGAGACCGCGGCGCCGCTCGCGCTGATGTCGGCCAACCTGCTTTCTGCGATGCGCACCGGCGCCGTCTCGGGTGTCGCTGCGCGTCACTTCGCGCGCGGGGATGCTCGGGTCGCCGGAGTGATCGGCCCCGGCGTCATGGGGCGAACGGCGCTGGCCGCGCTCGCGGTCGCGTGTCCGATGCTCGACACGGTCAAGGTCCGCGGCCGCAGCCAGCGTGGCATCGACGACTTCAAGACCTGGGTCGCGACCTACGTACCGCAGATCACCTCGATCGAGCAGGTCGAGTCTGACGAAGAGGCAGTTCGTGGCTGCGACGTCGTCACGGTGTGCGCGACGACCAAGGCCGGCGACCTCGACACCTATCCGATGATTCGCCGCGAGTGGCTCGAGCCGGGCGCGCTCGTCACGATGCCTGCCGCCGCCAACATCGATGAGGGGCTCGAGGCACAGGACGTTCGCAAGGTCGTGGACTCCTACGGCCTCTACGAGGCATGGGGCCTCGAGTTCCCGACCCCGACGCACCACCACGTGGGGATCATCGGCAACAAGTTCCTCGACCTCGTCGCCGAGGGCAAGATCCGCCACTGGGACATCGAGGAGCTCGGGCCGGTCGTCGAGCGCCGCGCCGAGGGCCGCCGCAATCCGGAGGAGATCGTCATTGTGTCGATCGGTGGGCTGCCGATTGAGGACGTGGCGTGGGGCACCGTGGTGTACCGCAATGCGATCAAACGCGGCATTGGCACGAGCCTGCCGCTGTGGGACGCCCCCGCGATGGCGTAG
- the purU gene encoding formyltetrahydrofolate deformylase: MTESTTPAQQPSPNHRVLTLVCPDKPGIVHAMTAAIVASAGNIVELQQFSSLDTDRFFMRIEIDSPVTQGALLAEVNPVAERFNAEIHLDEVGRPVRTLVLGSTAEHCVNDLLFRQRTGHLPIEVTRLMANHPNLGNIAEFYGVPFEHLPIKSPEDKLAFENRVREVIAQDDIELVVLARYMQIVSPELCEELEGMAINIHHSFLPGFKGANPYRQAHERGVKVVGATAHFVTTDLDEGPIIEQNVRRVDHTDTVKQLQAMGQDEESRTLTQAVKWFAEHRILLDGHRTIVFR, from the coding sequence GTGACCGAATCGACTACCCCCGCACAGCAGCCTTCCCCGAATCACCGCGTCCTCACGCTCGTCTGCCCTGATAAGCCGGGCATAGTGCACGCGATGACCGCCGCGATCGTGGCGTCGGCAGGAAACATCGTCGAGCTGCAGCAGTTCTCTTCGCTCGACACCGACCGTTTCTTCATGCGGATCGAAATCGATTCCCCGGTCACGCAAGGTGCGCTCCTCGCCGAGGTCAACCCCGTCGCCGAGCGATTCAACGCGGAAATTCACCTGGATGAGGTGGGCCGCCCCGTGCGCACCCTCGTCCTCGGGTCAACGGCCGAGCACTGTGTCAACGACCTGCTGTTCCGCCAGCGCACCGGGCACCTGCCCATCGAGGTGACTCGCCTCATGGCGAACCACCCGAACCTCGGCAACATCGCCGAATTCTACGGGGTGCCGTTCGAGCACCTGCCGATCAAGAGCCCAGAGGACAAGCTCGCGTTTGAGAACCGCGTGCGCGAGGTGATCGCTCAGGACGACATCGAACTCGTCGTACTCGCTCGCTACATGCAGATCGTCTCCCCCGAACTCTGCGAGGAGCTCGAGGGGATGGCCATCAACATCCACCACTCGTTCCTGCCAGGGTTCAAGGGCGCGAACCCCTACCGCCAGGCGCACGAGCGGGGCGTGAAGGTGGTTGGTGCCACGGCGCACTTCGTCACGACCGATCTCGACGAAGGTCCGATCATCGAGCAGAACGTGCGCCGTGTCGACCACACTGACACGGTCAAGCAGCTGCAGGCGATGGGCCAGGACGAGGAATCACGCACGCTCACGCAGGCCGTCAAGTGGTTTGCCGAGCACCGCATCCTGCTTGACGGCCACCGCACCATCGTCTTCCGGTAG
- a CDS encoding MFS transporter, which translates to MTTQTSSKLPLGPLVTLATATFMSITIEMLPTGLMHLMAPDLGVAESQIGLLMSVFAFAVVLTSTPLTMLLRRVPKRILLVGVLTFFSISTILTAAAPNYELVLASRIINGIAHGVFWSSVTSYTGSLVRPNQLTKAVSITGGGGGLAFVLGVPLGTALGQWIDWRATFVVLAIVCLIVAATLWVVLPKGVGDKPAPATAPVELPTPGAISDVEVITNSIPVTRRSRKSMGLVITLCILVMVVMTGHYSFYSYISPYLLGPVGFSEALLPIALFAYGIASAIATALTGTLFTGRTGAGFYVSFALFLVGGGSLALFPQISFLAGMGLILWGFGMGFLPTLLQSRLLAVAPSKHRDLSSAMYTSGFNAGIGLGALVGAILLDSYGMGSLGVSFLTLTMAGVVINILVDLRSARKTA; encoded by the coding sequence GTGACGACACAAACTAGCTCGAAACTGCCTTTGGGCCCACTCGTGACCCTCGCCACGGCCACGTTCATGTCGATCACGATCGAGATGCTGCCGACCGGTCTGATGCACCTCATGGCGCCGGATCTCGGCGTTGCTGAATCGCAGATCGGCTTGCTCATGTCGGTGTTCGCGTTTGCGGTAGTCCTCACCTCGACACCGCTCACGATGCTGCTGCGACGGGTGCCGAAGCGCATCCTGCTCGTAGGCGTGCTGACATTCTTCTCGATCAGCACGATCCTCACCGCCGCTGCGCCAAATTACGAGCTCGTCCTCGCGAGCCGCATCATCAACGGCATCGCGCACGGGGTGTTCTGGTCGTCCGTCACGTCGTATACCGGATCGCTCGTGCGGCCGAACCAGCTCACGAAGGCGGTCTCGATCACCGGCGGTGGTGGTGGGCTCGCGTTCGTGCTGGGTGTGCCGCTCGGCACCGCGCTCGGCCAGTGGATCGACTGGCGCGCGACCTTCGTGGTACTCGCGATTGTGTGCCTGATCGTCGCGGCGACGCTCTGGGTCGTACTGCCGAAGGGTGTGGGGGACAAGCCCGCTCCCGCGACCGCGCCTGTCGAGCTTCCGACCCCTGGCGCGATCAGCGACGTCGAGGTCATTACCAACAGCATCCCCGTGACACGCCGGTCTCGGAAGTCGATGGGACTGGTCATCACGCTGTGCATCCTCGTGATGGTCGTCATGACTGGCCACTACTCGTTCTACTCCTATATCTCGCCGTACCTACTCGGGCCGGTCGGCTTCTCGGAGGCGTTACTCCCGATTGCGCTGTTCGCCTACGGCATCGCATCCGCGATTGCCACCGCGCTCACCGGCACCCTTTTCACCGGTCGCACGGGCGCGGGGTTCTACGTCTCGTTCGCGCTGTTCCTCGTAGGCGGCGGCTCGCTCGCGTTGTTCCCGCAGATCTCGTTCCTCGCGGGGATGGGACTCATCCTTTGGGGCTTCGGGATGGGCTTCCTCCCCACCCTGCTCCAGTCGCGACTGCTGGCCGTTGCTCCGTCTAAGCACCGCGACCTTTCGAGCGCGATGTACACATCCGGCTTCAATGCCGGGATCGGACTCGGCGCGCTGGTCGGCGCGATCTTGCTTGACAGTTACGGCATGGGGTCGCTCGGGGTGTCGTTCCTCACGTTGACGATGGCTGGTGTCGTGATTAATATCCTCGTCGACCTGCGAAGTGCTCGAAAAACTGCCTAG
- the glyA gene encoding serine hydroxymethyltransferase — translation MNWNPTKESQVSDYQNLPLSQVDPEIAGVLRDELTRQRNTLEMIASENFVPRSVLEAVGSVLTNKYAEGYPGRRYYGGCEVVDIAEDLARDRAKELFGAQFANVQPHSGATANAAVLHALATPGDTILGLSLDHGGHLTHGMKINFSGRLYNVAAYGVDYGTGRINMDEVRRLAHEHKPKVIIAGWSAYPRELDFPLFREIADEVGAYLWVDMAHFAGLVAAGLHPNPVEHAHVVSSTVHKTIGGPRSGFILTNDADLSKKINSAVFPGQQGGPLMHVIAGKAVAFKLAMTDEFKDRQERTKRGAQIIAERLLQDDVREAGVALTTGGTDVHLVLVDLRDSPIDGKQAEDLLHEVGITVNRNSVPDDPRPPMVTSGLRIGTPALATRGFGDEEFREVADVIAQTLKPGADLESLRARTAVLAEKFPLYAGLVYA, via the coding sequence ATGAACTGGAATCCGACTAAGGAGTCTCAAGTGTCCGACTATCAGAATCTGCCGCTCTCGCAGGTCGACCCCGAAATTGCAGGTGTCCTCCGTGATGAGCTGACCCGTCAGCGCAACACCCTCGAGATGATCGCGAGCGAGAACTTCGTGCCGCGCTCGGTGCTTGAAGCCGTAGGCAGCGTCCTCACCAACAAGTACGCCGAGGGCTACCCGGGGCGTCGCTACTACGGCGGCTGTGAGGTCGTCGACATCGCTGAAGACCTCGCCCGTGACCGCGCGAAGGAGCTCTTCGGTGCACAGTTCGCGAACGTGCAGCCGCACTCCGGCGCAACGGCGAACGCGGCAGTCCTGCACGCCCTCGCAACGCCCGGCGACACGATTCTCGGCCTTTCGCTTGACCACGGTGGTCACCTCACGCACGGCATGAAGATCAACTTCTCGGGCCGTCTCTACAACGTTGCGGCATACGGCGTCGACTACGGCACCGGCCGCATCAACATGGATGAGGTTCGTCGCCTCGCGCACGAGCACAAGCCCAAAGTGATCATCGCCGGTTGGTCGGCGTACCCGCGCGAGCTCGACTTTCCGCTCTTCCGCGAGATCGCGGACGAGGTCGGCGCGTACCTCTGGGTCGACATGGCGCACTTCGCGGGTCTCGTTGCCGCGGGCCTCCACCCCAACCCCGTCGAGCACGCGCACGTCGTGTCCTCGACCGTGCACAAGACGATCGGCGGCCCGCGCTCGGGCTTCATTCTCACGAACGACGCGGATCTCTCGAAGAAGATCAACTCGGCAGTGTTCCCCGGCCAGCAGGGTGGCCCGCTCATGCACGTCATCGCAGGTAAGGCCGTTGCCTTCAAGCTTGCGATGACCGACGAGTTCAAGGACCGTCAGGAGCGCACGAAGCGCGGCGCGCAGATCATCGCCGAGCGCCTTCTGCAGGACGACGTCCGCGAGGCTGGCGTTGCGCTGACGACGGGCGGCACCGACGTGCACCTCGTGCTCGTCGACCTGCGTGACTCGCCGATCGACGGCAAGCAGGCCGAAGACCTCCTGCACGAAGTCGGCATCACGGTGAACCGTAACTCGGTGCCGGACGACCCGCGCCCGCCGATGGTCACCTCGGGCCTGCGCATCGGTACGCCGGCGCTCGCGACCCGTGGCTTCGGCGACGAGGAATTCCGCGAGGTCGCTGACGTGATCGCGCAGACGCTGAAGCCCGGCGCCGACCTCGAGTCGCTTCGTGCCCGCACCGCAGTGCTCGCCGAGAAGTTCCCGCTTTACGCAGGCCTGGTCTACGCATGA
- a CDS encoding bifunctional methylenetetrahydrofolate dehydrogenase/methenyltetrahydrofolate cyclohydrolase: MSEATSGQAVRLDGKKASAEIKAELRERVAALRARGIVPGLGTVLIGDDPGSQLYVAGKHRDCAEVGIESIRVDLPATATQEEVEAAIDSLNADPACTGYIVQLPLPKHLDQDAVIERIDPDKDADGLHPTNLGRLVLNVNKPITSPLPCTPRGCIELLQRNDISLDGKHVVVVGRGVTVGRSIGPLLTRREYNATVTLTHTGTRDLGEIVRSADVVVAAAGSAGLVKAEWIKPGAAVLDVGVSRVEDPETGKSKVRGDVDPGAWDVAGYMSPNPGGVGPMTRALLLANVVETAERSAS; the protein is encoded by the coding sequence ATGAGTGAGGCCACGAGCGGGCAGGCCGTTCGGCTCGACGGGAAGAAGGCATCCGCCGAGATTAAGGCCGAGCTCCGTGAGCGCGTAGCGGCCCTGCGCGCTCGCGGGATCGTGCCCGGCCTCGGCACCGTGCTGATCGGTGACGACCCGGGTTCGCAGCTCTACGTCGCGGGCAAGCACCGCGACTGCGCCGAGGTGGGCATCGAGTCGATTCGCGTCGATCTGCCCGCGACGGCAACGCAGGAGGAAGTCGAGGCGGCGATCGACAGCCTCAACGCCGACCCCGCTTGCACCGGTTACATCGTGCAGTTGCCGCTGCCGAAGCATCTCGATCAGGATGCGGTCATCGAGCGCATCGACCCGGACAAGGACGCGGACGGCCTGCATCCGACGAACCTCGGACGCCTCGTGCTGAACGTGAACAAGCCGATTACGTCGCCGCTGCCGTGCACCCCGCGCGGTTGCATTGAGCTGCTGCAGCGCAACGACATCTCGCTCGACGGGAAGCACGTCGTGGTCGTTGGCCGCGGCGTGACCGTAGGCCGCTCGATCGGGCCACTGCTGACCCGCCGCGAGTACAACGCGACGGTGACGCTGACGCACACCGGCACGCGCGATCTCGGCGAGATCGTGCGCTCCGCGGATGTTGTGGTCGCGGCTGCCGGCTCGGCCGGCCTCGTGAAGGCCGAGTGGATCAAGCCGGGTGCAGCGGTACTCGACGTGGGGGTGTCTCGCGTGGAGGACCCGGAGACCGGCAAGTCGAAGGTTCGCGGAGACGTGGACCCCGGCGCGTGGGACGTCGCTGGCTACATGTCGCCGAACCCCGGTGGGGTTGGTCCGATGACCCGGGCGCTCCTGCTCGCGAACGTCGTCGAGACCGCGGAACGCTCCGCCAGCTAG
- a CDS encoding MFS transporter: MSQDTATTPTSSAVPAEQPAKNKPWQVITASLVGTSIEFYDFYVYATAASLVFPALFFPSDDHVTALLASFAVFGVAFIARPIGSIVFGHFGDRIGRKGTLVGTLLVMGIATFLIGLLPTAANADGSINANMTVLAPTLLVILRFCQGLGLGGEWSGAALLATENAPANKRAIYGTFPQLGAPIGFILGNTLFVILNFTLTNDQFMTWGWRIPFLLSAVLVIVGLWVRIQLTETPAFQKVQAEDHVVKAPLVEVFRHSWRAIVLGTFVMVATYVLFYMMTSFMLTYGSTPTTEQAAATAAESGTAFDASTYVGGLGYPKTEFLLMLIVGVVFFGLFTLISGPLAERFGRKKMLISVTILIFIFGFAMTPLLSLGHTGVQAQLIIGMALMGLTFGPMGAVLPEYFPANTRYTGSAIAYNMSSVIGAGIAPTVFVALWSFGDGSPFWVGVYLSGAAVLTLIALFFSNETKHYDYSNDSAA; the protein is encoded by the coding sequence GTGTCACAGGACACCGCCACTACCCCAACGAGTTCGGCCGTCCCGGCCGAACAACCAGCGAAGAACAAGCCGTGGCAGGTCATTACGGCCAGCCTCGTCGGGACATCGATCGAGTTCTACGACTTCTACGTCTACGCCACCGCGGCATCGCTCGTTTTCCCCGCGCTGTTCTTCCCGAGCGATGACCACGTCACCGCGCTGCTCGCATCCTTCGCCGTGTTCGGCGTCGCATTCATTGCACGCCCGATTGGCTCGATCGTCTTCGGACACTTTGGCGACCGAATTGGCCGCAAAGGCACGCTCGTCGGCACACTGCTCGTTATGGGGATCGCAACGTTCCTGATCGGCCTGCTGCCGACCGCCGCGAACGCGGACGGCAGCATCAACGCGAACATGACCGTGCTCGCACCCACGCTGCTCGTCATCCTGCGATTCTGCCAGGGCCTCGGGCTCGGCGGCGAGTGGTCGGGCGCAGCCCTGCTCGCCACTGAGAACGCGCCCGCGAACAAGCGCGCCATCTACGGCACCTTCCCCCAGCTCGGTGCACCGATCGGCTTCATCCTGGGGAACACTCTCTTCGTGATCCTGAACTTCACCCTCACGAACGACCAGTTCATGACCTGGGGTTGGCGCATCCCGTTCCTGCTCTCGGCAGTGCTCGTGATCGTCGGGCTGTGGGTGCGCATCCAGCTCACCGAGACCCCGGCGTTCCAGAAGGTCCAGGCGGAGGACCACGTCGTCAAGGCACCGCTCGTCGAGGTGTTTCGCCACTCGTGGCGCGCGATCGTCCTCGGCACGTTCGTGATGGTGGCCACCTACGTGCTGTTCTACATGATGACGTCGTTCATGCTTACGTACGGATCGACGCCGACCACGGAACAGGCCGCCGCTACCGCTGCTGAATCGGGCACCGCGTTTGATGCTTCGACCTACGTGGGCGGCCTCGGCTACCCGAAGACAGAATTCCTGCTGATGCTGATCGTCGGCGTGGTCTTCTTCGGTCTCTTCACACTGATCTCGGGCCCGCTCGCCGAGCGCTTTGGCCGCAAGAAGATGCTCATCTCCGTGACGATCTTGATCTTCATCTTTGGCTTCGCGATGACTCCGCTGCTCAGCCTCGGCCACACGGGCGTGCAGGCGCAGCTCATCATCGGCATGGCACTCATGGGGCTCACCTTCGGGCCGATGGGTGCGGTACTGCCGGAGTACTTCCCCGCCAACACGCGGTACACGGGTTCGGCGATCGCCTATAACATGTCCTCGGTGATCGGTGCCGGTATCGCGCCGACCGTCTTCGTGGCGCTGTGGAGCTTCGGCGATGGGTCGCCCTTCTGGGTCGGTGTGTACCTCTCCGGTGCCGCGGTGCTCACGCTCATCGCACTGTTCTTCTCGAACGAGACGAAGCACTACGACTACAGCAACGATTCGGCGGCGTAG
- a CDS encoding 2,3-butanediol dehydrogenase encodes MRAARYYGKEDVRVEEIEEPTVRPGTVKIAPAFNGICGSDLHLYHGGPIPPAPTETEAHPMSGEKLPVVFGHEFSGVVEEIGEGVEGIAVGDHVAVEPLMVDGTCNACKAGKYNLCEKMGFIGISGLGGGLSEHIVVEQRWVHNVGDIPLDQAALIEPLSVSVHAVRHAGIGPDSAGKVAVVGGAGPIGLLTSAVLKAYGLKTIVSEVSEVRRNKALESGVADVVVDPSAEDLAEVVRNETDGAMADVAFDAAGVGVVLDGLFSALGPGARLEVVAIHTKPYVLNVSGSLTMQDRSMGSSIGYADDHPESIRLVQEGLIDLAPFITSKIKVDDIVEQGYQKLLEDRSEVKILVSMN; translated from the coding sequence ATGCGTGCAGCCCGGTACTACGGCAAAGAAGACGTTCGCGTCGAAGAGATTGAAGAGCCCACCGTTCGTCCTGGAACGGTGAAAATCGCCCCCGCTTTCAACGGAATTTGCGGCAGCGACCTCCACCTCTACCACGGCGGCCCGATTCCGCCCGCGCCCACCGAGACCGAGGCGCACCCCATGTCGGGCGAGAAGCTCCCGGTCGTCTTCGGCCACGAGTTCTCCGGCGTCGTCGAGGAAATCGGCGAGGGCGTCGAGGGGATCGCGGTTGGCGATCACGTCGCCGTAGAGCCACTAATGGTGGATGGCACCTGCAACGCCTGCAAGGCGGGTAAATACAACCTTTGCGAGAAGATGGGCTTCATCGGCATCTCGGGCCTCGGCGGTGGTCTCTCGGAGCACATCGTGGTCGAGCAGCGTTGGGTCCACAACGTCGGCGACATCCCCCTCGACCAGGCCGCGCTGATCGAACCGCTCTCGGTCTCGGTCCACGCCGTCCGCCATGCTGGCATCGGCCCCGACAGCGCGGGCAAGGTGGCCGTGGTCGGTGGCGCGGGCCCGATTGGCCTCCTCACGAGTGCCGTGCTCAAGGCGTACGGGCTCAAGACCATCGTCAGCGAGGTCTCGGAAGTTCGCCGGAACAAGGCGCTCGAGTCGGGCGTCGCGGATGTTGTCGTCGACCCGTCGGCTGAGGATCTCGCCGAGGTCGTGCGCAATGAGACCGACGGTGCGATGGCCGACGTCGCGTTTGATGCCGCCGGTGTGGGCGTCGTGCTGGATGGACTGTTCAGCGCGCTCGGTCCGGGCGCGCGTCTCGAGGTCGTTGCGATCCACACCAAGCCCTACGTGCTCAACGTGTCGGGCAGCCTGACGATGCAGGACCGCTCGATGGGTTCGTCTATCGGCTACGCCGACGACCACCCCGAGTCGATCCGCCTCGTCCAGGAGGGCCTGATTGACCTCGCGCCGTTCATCACGAGCAAGATCAAGGTCGACGACATCGTCGAGCAGGGCTACCAGAAGCTCCTTGAGGACCGCAGCGAGGTCAAGATCCTCGTCTCGATGAACTAG